GAATGTGCCCCCCTGGCGCCACACCTCCTCGATGACCCGGCCGATGCGGCGGTCGCCCCGGCTGGCGATTCCCTCCACCAAACTGGCCTTGGGATCGTGCCATTTCATCTGGACGCCCCGGTTCCGCTTGATGTCGTCGCGCAGCAAGAAGACCTTGCGCTGAAGCTCCGACACCGTGTTCTGGCCAAACCACTGGAAGGGCGTGAACGGCTTGGGCACGAACCCGCCCAGCGAAACCGTGACCGACGGGTTCTTGGTGTGGGCCCGGCCCAGATCCACACAGTTGCGGGCCAACTCTCCGATGGCCAGGGTGTCCACATCGGTCTCGGTGGGGAGGCCGGTGAGGAAGTAGAGCTTCATGCGCCGCCAACCTTGGGAGAAGGCCGACTCCACCGCGCCGTAGAGGTCTCGCTCGTCGATGAGCTTGTTGATCACCTGGCGCATCCGCCACGACCCGGCCTCGGGGGCAAAGGTCAGGCCAGTGCGCCGAGCCCGCTGGATCTGGGCGGCCAGACCCACGGTGAAGGCGTCCACCCGCAGGCTGGGCAACGACACCGACACCTCGCCGGCACCGCAGTCCATGGTGGCGGACACCACTTCGGTGATCCCGCTGAAATCGGCGGTGGACAGCGAGGTGAGCGCCACCTCGTCGTAGCCGGAGCGGGCCAGTCCGTCGGCCACCATGGTGCGAACCTGTTCGGCGGGACGCTCCCGCACCGGACGGGTGATCATCCCCGCCTGGCAGAACCGGCACCCCCGGGTGCAGCCCCGGAACACCTCCACATTGAGCCGGTCGTGGACCACCTCGGTGAGCGGCACCAACTGCTGCTTGGGATAGGGCCACGCCGCCAGATCGGCCACCGTGCGCTTCTCTATCACCGCGGGCACATCGGCGAACCGAGGCGTGATCGACACCAGCGCCGGGCCGTCGTAGGCCACGTCGTACAGCGACGGCACGTACACGCCCTCGATGGCAGCCAGGGCCCGCAGCACCGACTGGCGCGACTCCTTGCCCGAGCGCTTCCATTCCCAAACCGCCGCGGTGATCTCTGAGACCACCTCCTCGCCGTCGCCCAGCACGAAGAAGTCCACGAAGTCGGCCAACGGCTCGGGGTTGTAGGTGCAGTGCCCGCCCGCGCCGATCAGCAGGTCGTCGTCGGCTCGGTTCTCGGCCCGCACCGGAGCTCCGGCCAGGTCGATGCAGTTGAGCAGGTTGGTGTAGACCAGCTCGGCTGACAGGTTGAACGCCAGAACGTCGAAATCTGCCGCCCGCCGGTGGGTGTCCACTGAGAACAGGGGGAGGCCCGCGGCCCGCATCTCGGCCTCCATGTCCACCCAGGGGGCATAGGCCCGCTCGGCCACCGAGTCATCTCGCTCGTTGAGTATCTCATAGAGGATCTGAAGGCCCTGGTTGGGCAGGCCAATCTCATAGGTGTCGGGATAGGCCAGCAGCCACGCCACTTTGGACGGATGATGCTCCGGCGTCGCCATCCCGCCTTCGCCGCCGATGTAGCGCGCCGGTTTCGACACCTCGGGCAACACCAGTTCCAATTCCGGCCAAAGCGACATTGTCACCAATCTACCGCCGGCCCCTCGCCAGCCCGAACCAGTTCAGATGGACCGCCGGCAGCCGCTGAGGACGAAACCCGGATTTCGGGTCAGACAAACCTGCGCATGCGGACGTTGAGAACCAAGCCGAGGCCTATGAGTGTGGCGATAGCTGAGGAACCGCCGTAGGAAACCAGGGGAAGGGGAATGCCGGTTATGGGGGTGATGCCCAGTGTCATGCCCACCGCCTCGAACATCTGAAACAGGATCATGGCGAACACGCCCGAGCAGATAAGGGCGCCGAATCGGTCCTTGGCCAGGCGAGCGGCCTGGAGAATCCTCAGCAACAGCAGGGCGTAGAGACCCAGGGTGGCGGCCGAGCCCACGAAACCGAATTCCTCGCCGATGACGGTGAAGATGAAGTCGGTGTGCTGCTGGGGCACCAAGCCGCTCAGCGTCTGGGAGCCCTCGCCGTAGCCCTTGCCGCTCACCCCGCCATTGCCGATGGCAATCTGGGCTTGGCGCTGCTGGAAGGCGGCGTCAGTGATGCCGGTAGTGGGGTCTACGAAGGTGCGCAGCCGGTTGGTCTGGTACTCCTCCAGCATGTTGGAGTTGATCATCAGCGCCACCACCGTGACCACGATCAGGGCGATGCCGATGACCTGTCGGAAGCGGATGCCGCCGATCAGCAGCAGGACGAAACCGATGAACACGTAGATGATCGCGGTGCCCACATCGGGCTGGAGAAGAACCAGTAATCCGGGCCACGCCACAATGCCTACGGCAAAGAACACTCGGGGGGCGCTCAAGTAGTCTTCGTAGCGCGACAAGAAGTACGCCACCGCCACGATGATCGCCAGCTTGTGGAATTCAGACGGCTGAAGCTGGAAATCGCCGAACCGGAACCACGAACGGGCACCGTTGACCTCTTCGCCCAACGGTCCCAGCACCACGATCAGAGCCAGAATCCCCACTCCATAGATAGCTACCGCGAACTTGGCCAGTTCCTGATACGGAAACCAGGCCGCAAACACCATGAACAGTGCGCCGGCCACGGCGAACAGCGATTGGCGCTCCAAGAAGAAAGAGTCGAAATTCTCCGGATCGCGGCCTCGGGTGGTGCTGTAGATGGCCGCGATCCCTATGGCGGCCAGACCAGCCGCGGCCAGCACCAACAGCAAATCGATGTGCATCCACGGCGCGTAGGGGCTGCTCCGGGGATTGAACTCCCGGTCCTTCAAACGGCGTTCCTCCAGAGAAATGACTGCCATCAGGCCGCACTCTCCAGTTCTGCGTTCTCGGCGTCCACCTCAGCCCCATCATCGCTGATCGACCCGCTCAACTCGGCCAAATCGTCGATGGTGCGGACCGCGGGCACCGAGTTGGTGGCGATGGGCTCCAGCACCCGCCGCACCGCAGGAGCAGCCACCGACGCCCCGAATCCCGACTCCTCCATGATCGCCACGACAACGTACTCGGGATTGGGATTGGGGCCGAAGGCCGCGAACAGCGAGTTGTCGGCTTGGCCCACCACCTCGGCCGTCCCGGTCTTGCCCGCCACCGACCACTCCTCATGGGGGAAGCCGAAGAACGCCGAGTGGGCGGTGCCCTCCAACTCGGCAGTCACGCCCAACAGCCCCTCCAGGATCGGCAGTCTGATGGAGCGGGGCAGGTAGACCTGGTCAAGCACCCGGTTAGCAAAGGCCTGCAACACCTCGCCGGTAACCGGATTCACCACCTGCTCCACCATCTTGGGCGAGTACAGCGTTCCCCCGTTGGCGAAGGCGGCGTAGCCGTTGGCCAACTGAAGCGGGGTGGCCCCCAGCACGCCCTGGCCGATGGCCAACACGATCGAGTCACCGGTTCGCCACGGCTCGCCCGCGGCTTCGGCTGCTGACGGCGAAGGCACCCGGCCCACGCCCTCGCCGGGAAGCGCGATGCCCGACGGTGCGCCGAAGCCGAAGAGCTGGGCCGCCCGCTGTATGCCCTCCCGGTCGAAGCGGTCGGCGCGGTCCATGGTGTCGCCCAAGTAGTAGAAGTAGACGTCGGACGACACGGTGATGGCCCGGCGCAGGTCCACCGGCCCATAAATGGCCTCCTCCGCATTCCGGAAGGTGCACGACGCGATCACTTCCTCCTCGCAGGACGGCACGATGTAGGTGCCGGTATCCTCGTAGAGCGTGCGCACGTCCAGCGCGCCGCGCTCGCCGATCACGCCGCTGTTCATCGCGGCGTAGGCGGTGAACAGTTTGAACGTCGACCCCGGCGGATAGATGCCGGCCAAGGCCCGGTTGTGCAGAGGCTGGTGGTTGTTGGGGTCTTGGAGCTGGGCCCACCGATCTTCGGAGAATCCGTGGACGAACTCGCTGGGCGAGTACGTGGGAAACGACGCCATGGCCAGAATCTCAGATCCGTTGGGATCCATCACCACCAGGGCGCCGCCAGGGGCTTTGAATGGCGGGTCGTTGGGGTCATCGGTCTCCTGCTGGCGGGCCTCGGCCAATCCGGCCAAGAGCTCCTTTTCTGCCAGTGCCTGGATGT
This window of the bacterium genome carries:
- a CDS encoding TIGR03960 family B12-binding radical SAM protein, which codes for MSLWPELELVLPEVSKPARYIGGEGGMATPEHHPSKVAWLLAYPDTYEIGLPNQGLQILYEILNERDDSVAERAYAPWVDMEAEMRAAGLPLFSVDTHRRAADFDVLAFNLSAELVYTNLLNCIDLAGAPVRAENRADDDLLIGAGGHCTYNPEPLADFVDFFVLGDGEEVVSEITAAVWEWKRSGKESRQSVLRALAAIEGVYVPSLYDVAYDGPALVSITPRFADVPAVIEKRTVADLAAWPYPKQQLVPLTEVVHDRLNVEVFRGCTRGCRFCQAGMITRPVRERPAEQVRTMVADGLARSGYDEVALTSLSTADFSGITEVVSATMDCGAGEVSVSLPSLRVDAFTVGLAAQIQRARRTGLTFAPEAGSWRMRQVINKLIDERDLYGAVESAFSQGWRRMKLYFLTGLPTETDVDTLAIGELARNCVDLGRAHTKNPSVTVSLGGFVPKPFTPFQWFGQNTVSELQRKVFLLRDDIKRNRGVQMKWHDPKASLVEGIASRGDRRIGRVIEEVWRQGGTFQEWSEHFDYDRWTQAMAKHGLSVDWYVHRHRTEDEVLPWDHLSAGLHKDFLWQDWRDALNEVGLEDCRWTPCYDCGACTGYSIEHIVASATPPAGGSQGTGQVPTGYQPPQAVSVQLSGVGARSST
- the rodA gene encoding rod shape-determining protein RodA, whose amino-acid sequence is MAVISLEERRLKDREFNPRSSPYAPWMHIDLLLVLAAAGLAAIGIAAIYSTTRGRDPENFDSFFLERQSLFAVAGALFMVFAAWFPYQELAKFAVAIYGVGILALIVVLGPLGEEVNGARSWFRFGDFQLQPSEFHKLAIIVAVAYFLSRYEDYLSAPRVFFAVGIVAWPGLLVLLQPDVGTAIIYVFIGFVLLLIGGIRFRQVIGIALIVVTVVALMINSNMLEEYQTNRLRTFVDPTTGITDAAFQQRQAQIAIGNGGVSGKGYGEGSQTLSGLVPQQHTDFIFTVIGEEFGFVGSAATLGLYALLLLRILQAARLAKDRFGALICSGVFAMILFQMFEAVGMTLGITPITGIPLPLVSYGGSSAIATLIGLGLVLNVRMRRFV
- the mrdA gene encoding penicillin-binding protein 2, with protein sequence MTPESLRLRLSFLALLALLAFGVLAARLWFLQVMSSEEFENIAVSNTIRVIYEPAPRGRIFDANGNVLVDNRESLVVTVDRFTFDTEFDEGEQEDLVLRLATEVSRAGRLTKIFEINDALDDPRYGPLDSVPVADDVTENFEIVLAERADEFPGVGTVIRSVRTYPYGDLAAHILGYVSLLSEEQYELVADDPKTYRRNDEIGQTGIEASFESVLRGTPGFTRLEVDNVGDPVAVLQQVDPIAGADVYLTLDIDIQALAEKELLAGLAEARQQETDDPNDPPFKAPGGALVVMDPNGSEILAMASFPTYSPSEFVHGFSEDRWAQLQDPNNHQPLHNRALAGIYPPGSTFKLFTAYAAMNSGVIGERGALDVRTLYEDTGTYIVPSCEEEVIASCTFRNAEEAIYGPVDLRRAITVSSDVYFYYLGDTMDRADRFDREGIQRAAQLFGFGAPSGIALPGEGVGRVPSPSAAEAAGEPWRTGDSIVLAIGQGVLGATPLQLANGYAAFANGGTLYSPKMVEQVVNPVTGEVLQAFANRVLDQVYLPRSIRLPILEGLLGVTAELEGTAHSAFFGFPHEEWSVAGKTGTAEVVGQADNSLFAAFGPNPNPEYVVVAIMEESGFGASVAAPAVRRVLEPIATNSVPAVRTIDDLAELSGSISDDGAEVDAENAELESAA